A section of the Methanocaldococcus sp. FS406-22 genome encodes:
- a CDS encoding 4Fe-4S binding protein: MAVKINYDLCKGAECAECVDACPMEVFEVDGDKIIVAKEEDCTYCGVCVDSCPNNAIILEE, translated from the coding sequence ATGGCTGTAAAGATAAATTACGATTTGTGCAAAGGGGCTGAATGTGCAGAATGCGTAGATGCTTGCCCAATGGAGGTCTTTGAAGTGGATGGAGATAAGATTATAGTTGCAAAAGAAGAAGATTGCACATATTGTGGAGTTTGTGTAGATTCTTGTCCAAACAATGCGATAATCTTAGAGGAGTAA
- the nifH gene encoding nitrogenase iron protein: protein MSVYDEIAPNAKKVAIYGKGGIGKSTTTQNTAAALAYYYKLKGMIHGCDPKADSTRMILHGKPQETVMDVLREEGEEGVTLEKIRKVGFGGILCVESGGPEPGVGCAGRGVITAVNLMIELGGYPDDLDFLFFDVLGDVVCGGFAMPLRDGLAKEIYIVSSGEMMALYAANNIARGILKYAEQSGVRLGGIICNSRKVDGEKELMEEFCDLLGTKLIHFIPRDNIVQKAEFNKMTVVEFAPDHPQAHEYKKLGKKIMDNDELVIPTPLSMDQLEKLVEKYGLLDK, encoded by the coding sequence ATGAGTGTTTATGATGAAATTGCACCAAATGCAAAAAAGGTTGCTATTTACGGAAAAGGAGGTATTGGTAAATCTACAACCACACAGAACACTGCTGCTGCATTAGCATACTATTACAAATTAAAGGGTATGATTCACGGATGTGACCCAAAGGCAGATTCAACAAGAATGATTTTACATGGAAAGCCGCAAGAGACCGTTATGGATGTTTTGAGAGAGGAAGGAGAGGAGGGAGTTACCTTAGAAAAAATTAGGAAAGTTGGATTTGGAGGAATCTTGTGTGTTGAGTCAGGAGGTCCTGAGCCAGGAGTTGGATGTGCTGGAAGAGGGGTTATTACAGCAGTTAATTTGATGATTGAACTTGGAGGATACCCAGATGACTTAGACTTCTTGTTCTTTGACGTCCTTGGGGACGTTGTCTGTGGAGGATTTGCAATGCCATTGAGAGATGGATTGGCAAAAGAGATTTACATTGTCTCTTCAGGAGAAATGATGGCTCTCTATGCAGCTAACAACATTGCAAGAGGTATCTTGAAGTATGCTGAACAGTCAGGGGTTAGATTAGGAGGAATTATTTGTAACTCAAGAAAAGTCGATGGAGAAAAAGAATTGATGGAAGAGTTCTGCGATTTGTTGGGAACTAAGTTAATACACTTCATTCCAAGAGACAACATAGTCCAAAAAGCAGAGTTTAACAAGATGACTGTTGTTGAATTCGCTCCAGACCATCCACAGGCACATGAATACAAGAAGTTAGGTAAGAAGATTATGGACAACGATGAATTGGTTATTCCAACACCATTGTCAATGGACCAATTAGAAAAGTTAGTCGAGAAATATGGATTACTTGATAAATAA
- a CDS encoding ATP cone domain-containing protein has translation MDEVLAKVYITKSDGSREKFDFEIIKESLRNAGADEELVEEVIKRIENRIHDEITTQELKMMITTVLRRLNRDVAQKYIMNHS, from the coding sequence ATGGATGAGGTGTTGGCAAAGGTTTATATAACGAAGAGTGATGGTAGTAGGGAAAAGTTCGACTTTGAAATTATTAAAGAATCCTTAAGAAATGCAGGAGCAGACGAGGAGTTAGTTGAGGAAGTTATTAAAAGAATAGAAAATAGGATACATGATGAGATAACGACACAAGAACTAAAAATGATGATTACAACAGTATTGAGAAGATTAAATAGAGACGTTGCTCAAAAATATATTATGAATCACTCTTAG
- a CDS encoding P-II family nitrogen regulator, translating to MKLIKAIIRPEKVDDVIDALEKAGYPSFTKIDVVGRGKQGGLKVGEIFYDELPKTMLLIGVNDDEVDEVVEIIKTNAYTGNFGDGKIFIQPIEEVYTIRTGAKEL from the coding sequence GTGAAATTAATAAAAGCAATTATTAGACCTGAAAAAGTTGATGATGTGATTGATGCCTTAGAAAAAGCTGGCTATCCATCTTTTACAAAGATTGATGTTGTTGGTAGAGGAAAACAGGGAGGGTTAAAAGTTGGAGAGATATTTTACGATGAATTACCAAAAACAATGTTGTTAATTGGAGTTAATGACGATGAAGTGGATGAAGTTGTTGAAATTATTAAAACTAACGCTTATACTGGAAACTTTGGAGATGGGAAAATCTTTATTCAACCAATAGAGGAGGTTTATACAATCAGAACTGGAGCTAAAGAGCTGTAA
- a CDS encoding nitrogenase component 1: protein MGITYVEKQRAGTINPNKTCQPIGAMWATLGVHRGIPFVQGSQGCCTYVRYTFNRHFREPATIAVASFHEDAAVYGGMRNLVEGLRNLVARYDPDLISVVTTCSSETIGDDIEAFIRAARKKIAAEFGEEKAQLPIIPVHCPSYQASHVKGYDNAVKAFFQYFTTGKKRDEEKADKIMIVPGFGVNPGDILEIKRILDMFGLKEGEDYSVLFDISETLYQPLREPIKEIPYYPKGGTKVEEFEEIINAKAVFVLCRHAGGSGAVFLQRRYKIPAYYGLPIGIKNTDDFIINIAKVTGLEIPDKLLDERGKLIDAIVDTIHYTMDKKVGIFGDPDFVIAVSRFACEMGMKPVVVNTQTPSTTYKKDMEAIANEYDVDIEVQYSDLWDFEKSVKKIGVDLLIGHPRGGVKIAEDLGIGLVRMGFPIYDRVGYFRWPIVGYMGSLRFFDEIVNTILDTQVPWDQKQQ, encoded by the coding sequence ATGGGAATAACCTATGTAGAAAAGCAGAGAGCAGGGACTATAAACCCAAATAAAACATGTCAGCCGATTGGAGCAATGTGGGCTACCTTGGGAGTGCATAGAGGTATTCCATTTGTGCAAGGTTCTCAAGGTTGTTGTACTTATGTGAGATATACATTTAACAGACATTTTAGAGAACCAGCAACAATTGCAGTCGCTTCATTCCACGAAGATGCTGCTGTCTATGGAGGAATGAGAAACTTAGTTGAAGGTTTAAGAAACTTAGTTGCAAGATACGACCCAGATTTAATTTCAGTTGTAACAACATGTTCATCTGAAACTATTGGAGATGATATTGAGGCATTTATAAGGGCAGCGAGAAAGAAGATTGCTGCAGAGTTTGGTGAAGAGAAAGCTCAACTCCCAATAATTCCAGTTCATTGTCCATCATATCAGGCAAGCCATGTTAAGGGTTATGATAACGCAGTTAAAGCATTCTTCCAATACTTCACAACTGGAAAGAAAAGAGATGAAGAAAAAGCAGACAAAATAATGATAGTTCCTGGATTTGGTGTTAATCCAGGAGACATCTTAGAGATTAAAAGAATCTTAGACATGTTTGGTTTAAAGGAAGGAGAAGATTATTCAGTACTGTTTGATATTAGTGAAACCCTTTACCAGCCATTAAGAGAGCCAATTAAGGAAATTCCATACTATCCAAAAGGTGGAACTAAGGTCGAAGAGTTTGAGGAAATAATAAATGCTAAGGCAGTGTTTGTCCTCTGTAGACATGCTGGAGGTAGTGGAGCAGTATTCTTACAAAGAAGATATAAGATTCCAGCTTACTATGGATTGCCAATTGGAATTAAAAATACCGATGATTTCATAATAAACATAGCAAAAGTTACTGGATTAGAGATTCCTGATAAGTTATTAGATGAGAGAGGGAAGCTGATAGATGCCATTGTAGATACCATTCACTACACAATGGATAAAAAAGTTGGAATCTTTGGGGATCCAGACTTTGTTATAGCTGTCTCAAGATTTGCTTGTGAGATGGGAATGAAACCGGTTGTTGTTAATACCCAAACTCCATCCACTACATACAAGAAGGATATGGAAGCAATAGCAAATGAGTATGATGTAGATATTGAGGTTCAATACTCTGACTTATGGGACTTTGAAAAATCAGTTAAAAAGATAGGGGTTGATTTACTGATTGGACATCCAAGAGGTGGAGTTAAGATAGCAGAAGATTTAGGAATTGGATTAGTGAGAATGGGCTTCCCAATCTATGATAGAGTTGGCTACTTCAGATGGCCAATCGTTGGATATATGGGTAGCTTAAGATTCTTTGATGAGATAGTTAATACAATATTGGACACACAAGTTCCATGGGACCAGAAACAACAATAA
- the hacB gene encoding homoaconitase small subunit yields the protein MYIRGKAHKFGDDVDTDAIIPGPYLKTTDGHELARYCMAGIDENFPKKVKEGDVIVAGENFGCGSSREQAVIAIKYCGIKAVIAKSFARIFYRNAINIGLIPIIADTDKINDGDIVEVDLDREKIVVDENLILDCEVPKGIEREILDAGGLINYFHIRKKRKAKV from the coding sequence ATGTATATTAGAGGAAAAGCTCATAAATTTGGAGATGATGTAGATACAGATGCAATAATTCCCGGCCCTTATTTAAAAACTACTGATGGGCACGAATTGGCAAGATACTGTATGGCTGGGATAGATGAAAACTTCCCAAAGAAGGTTAAGGAGGGGGATGTGATAGTTGCTGGAGAGAATTTTGGTTGTGGTTCAAGTAGGGAGCAGGCAGTAATAGCAATAAAATACTGTGGGATTAAGGCTGTTATAGCCAAAAGCTTTGCAAGAATATTTTATAGGAATGCCATCAACATTGGATTAATCCCAATAATAGCAGATACAGACAAAATTAATGATGGAGACATTGTAGAGGTTGATTTAGATAGAGAGAAAATTGTAGTGGATGAAAATCTCATTTTAGATTGTGAGGTTCCAAAAGGCATAGAGAGGGAAATCTTAGATGCGGGGGGTTTAATAAACTATTTTCACATTAGAAAGAAAAGGAAAGCTAAAGTTTAA
- a CDS encoding nitrogenase component 1 yields MNEIKVLPFKITLKKDGIPKFDKRTSPGIVTQRSCPYYGARWILAPIKNTLHIIHSPIGCAYYGQSVRRKNYLIVSTDMQLEDVVYGGEKKLYNTIIEAHKELGGDAVFVYVTCVSALIGDNIESICRKAEKILGVPVISIFCPGFCGYHQSKGHEIAMKALFRLIKEGEFKKEFKDKLTVNIIGEYNVCGETKVIKDLLKKLGIEVIATFTGDCSVEDIRNSKNAKLNLIHCRRTGKYIADYMEEKYGIPQLKVSFIGLNNTKKSIMDIAKFFGIEDKAKEVIEEEYEKIKDELKFYMEKLKGKRVGMFMGASKIGMLTSAFKDLGMEVVSVGSQFGSFEDYLDAYINVDDDTILVDDASKIDLELIFKHKKPDIFVGGTKEKYMAVKFGIPFLSFPQDFYPFTGFIGFLNFAREVYKAIYHPVWKMIEFKYET; encoded by the coding sequence ATGAATGAAATAAAAGTCCTTCCATTTAAAATAACTTTAAAGAAGGATGGCATTCCAAAATTTGATAAGAGAACATCTCCCGGAATTGTTACTCAAAGAAGTTGCCCTTACTATGGGGCAAGATGGATTTTAGCCCCAATAAAAAACACTCTTCATATTATACACTCTCCTATTGGATGTGCCTATTATGGACAGAGTGTTAGGAGAAAAAACTATCTCATAGTTTCAACAGATATGCAACTTGAAGATGTCGTGTATGGTGGAGAGAAAAAACTGTATAATACAATAATTGAAGCACATAAAGAATTAGGTGGAGATGCAGTTTTTGTTTATGTAACTTGCGTTTCTGCATTGATTGGGGATAATATTGAAAGCATTTGTAGAAAAGCAGAGAAAATTTTGGGAGTTCCAGTTATTTCAATATTCTGCCCAGGATTTTGTGGTTATCATCAATCAAAGGGGCATGAAATTGCAATGAAGGCATTATTTAGACTAATTAAAGAGGGAGAGTTTAAGAAGGAATTTAAAGACAAATTGACAGTTAATATTATTGGAGAGTATAATGTTTGCGGTGAAACAAAGGTTATTAAAGATTTGTTAAAAAAATTGGGTATAGAGGTTATAGCAACATTTACCGGAGATTGTTCTGTTGAAGATATAAGGAACTCAAAGAATGCTAAATTAAATCTTATTCACTGCAGAAGAACTGGGAAGTATATAGCTGATTATATGGAAGAGAAGTACGGCATCCCTCAACTAAAGGTTTCATTTATTGGACTTAACAATACAAAAAAATCAATAATGGATATTGCAAAATTCTTTGGAATTGAGGATAAAGCTAAGGAAGTAATAGAAGAGGAGTATGAAAAAATTAAAGATGAGTTAAAGTTTTATATGGAAAAGTTGAAAGGGAAAAGGGTAGGTATGTTTATGGGAGCTTCTAAAATAGGTATGCTAACTTCTGCCTTTAAAGATTTAGGCATGGAGGTTGTTTCTGTTGGTTCTCAATTTGGAAGCTTTGAAGATTACTTAGATGCATATATAAATGTGGATGACGACACCATATTAGTTGATGATGCCTCAAAGATTGATTTAGAGTTAATATTTAAGCACAAAAAACCAGATATATTTGTTGGAGGGACTAAGGAGAAGTATATGGCTGTAAAATTTGGAATCCCATTTTTATCATTTCCACAAGATTTCTATCCATTCACTGGCTTTATAGGATTTTTAAACTTTGCAAGAGAAGTTTATAAAGCTATATACCACCCAGTTTGGAAGATGATAGAGTTTAAATATGAAACTTAA
- a CDS encoding nitrogenase component I subunit alpha has protein sequence MPFVLLNCDKPIPERMKHTYIYDPEEEIIPACNIKTVPGDMTERGCTFAGGRGVVGGPIKDVIHMVHGPVGCAYYTWGTRRNLSDCELHRRYCFTTDMQEADVVYGGEKKLEKACLEAAAEFPQAKGIIIYATCTTGLIGDNLEAVARKVEEKIGKPVFACNCPGYAGCSQSKGHHIFNTEFYRWLKKARERFPEKCLKEEEKTPYDIAIVGEYNMDWDVAVIKPLFEKIGCRVVTVFTGNASFDDLFKLPDVKLCVVHCQRSANYIAEMIRDGFNIPRIWVSLFGIEQTAEALRKTAEALGIPMERVEEVIKEEVEAIKPQLEFYKSKLEGKTCLVYVGGPRTWHWVRAMKELGIKYVVACCTFAHEDDYEKLNRNFKKAGLKGVLVIDAPNELELEEAVEKYKPDFMLTGLKERYLFRKFGIPTINSHSYEQGPYACFKGFVNFARDIYKAIYHPIWNILKEGEKKFEEFKKKDIPPGIEHAVKENPNS, from the coding sequence ATGCCATTCGTGTTGCTTAATTGTGATAAGCCAATTCCAGAAAGAATGAAACACACATACATCTACGACCCAGAGGAGGAGATAATCCCGGCTTGTAACATCAAAACAGTTCCTGGAGACATGACTGAAAGAGGATGTACATTCGCTGGAGGTAGAGGGGTCGTTGGAGGACCTATAAAGGATGTCATCCACATGGTTCATGGGCCTGTTGGATGTGCCTATTATACTTGGGGAACAAGAAGAAACCTATCTGATTGTGAGTTGCATAGGAGATACTGCTTCACTACCGATATGCAAGAAGCAGACGTCGTTTACGGTGGAGAGAAAAAGCTTGAAAAAGCTTGCTTAGAGGCAGCTGCAGAGTTTCCACAGGCAAAGGGTATCATAATTTACGCAACTTGTACAACTGGTTTGATTGGGGACAACTTAGAGGCAGTTGCAAGAAAGGTTGAGGAAAAAATTGGAAAACCAGTATTTGCCTGTAACTGTCCGGGATATGCTGGATGTTCTCAATCAAAAGGACACCACATATTCAACACAGAGTTTTACAGATGGCTGAAAAAGGCAAGAGAAAGATTCCCAGAAAAATGTCTAAAAGAAGAGGAGAAAACACCTTACGATATTGCAATCGTTGGAGAATACAACATGGATTGGGATGTTGCAGTTATAAAGCCATTATTTGAAAAGATTGGTTGTAGAGTTGTGACGGTATTTACTGGAAACGCTTCATTTGATGATTTGTTCAAATTGCCAGATGTTAAGTTGTGTGTCGTCCACTGCCAGAGGTCTGCTAACTATATAGCTGAAATGATTAGAGATGGATTCAATATTCCAAGAATTTGGGTATCTTTATTTGGAATTGAACAGACAGCAGAGGCATTAAGAAAGACTGCTGAAGCATTAGGAATTCCAATGGAAAGAGTTGAAGAAGTTATAAAAGAAGAAGTTGAGGCAATTAAACCACAGTTAGAGTTCTATAAGTCAAAATTAGAAGGAAAGACGTGTCTTGTTTATGTTGGAGGGCCAAGAACCTGGCACTGGGTTAGAGCAATGAAGGAGCTTGGTATTAAATACGTTGTCGCATGCTGTACATTCGCTCACGAAGACGATTATGAGAAGTTAAATAGAAACTTCAAGAAGGCTGGACTTAAGGGAGTCTTAGTTATAGATGCACCAAACGAGCTTGAGTTAGAGGAGGCTGTTGAGAAATACAAGCCTGATTTCATGCTCACTGGATTGAAGGAAAGATATCTCTTTAGAAAGTTTGGAATTCCAACAATTAACTCACACAGCTATGAGCAAGGACCTTACGCATGCTTTAAAGGATTTGTTAATTTCGCAAGAGATATTTACAAGGCAATATACCATCCAATTTGGAATATCTTAAAAGAAGGAGAGAAGAAATTTGAAGAATTTAAGAAAAAAGATATTCCACCAGGCATTGAACATGCTGTAAAAGAAAATCCAAACAGTTAA
- a CDS encoding P-II family nitrogen regulator — translation MKEVLAIIRPNMVSKTGKALEAVGFPAMTVIRCFGRGKEKGYIDAKLPEDVDKEKIIEEGEKLGMRMKYIPKRMISIVVDDADVPLVVGIIMKVNRTGKPGDGKIFVLPVEEAIRIRTGEFGVEAIGN, via the coding sequence ATGAAAGAGGTTTTAGCTATAATTAGACCAAATATGGTCTCAAAAACAGGGAAAGCACTTGAAGCTGTTGGCTTTCCAGCGATGACTGTTATCAGATGTTTTGGAAGGGGGAAAGAAAAAGGCTATATCGATGCAAAACTTCCAGAAGATGTAGATAAAGAGAAAATTATTGAAGAAGGAGAAAAATTAGGAATGAGGATGAAATACATTCCAAAGAGGATGATTTCTATTGTTGTGGATGATGCAGATGTTCCATTGGTCGTTGGAATTATAATGAAAGTAAATAGAACAGGAAAACCAGGAGATGGAAAAATCTTCGTCTTACCAGTTGAAGAGGCAATAAGAATAAGAACTGGAGAGTTTGGTGTAGAGGCAATAGGTAATTAA